The following coding sequences lie in one Anas platyrhynchos isolate ZD024472 breed Pekin duck chromosome 15, IASCAAS_PekinDuck_T2T, whole genome shotgun sequence genomic window:
- the INTS1 gene encoding integrator complex subunit 1 isoform X1 — MNRPKAAAVRRPGAVPKPSAHPPPGDFIALGSKGQGGEGKASGSLLKPAPAGLPSERKRDAAAALAGPPGLGGLAKRPKLASTPPLSALGRLAEAAVAEKRAISPSIKEPSVIPIEVGPTVLLEEIEAAEAEGNDDRIEGVLCGAVKQLKMNRAKPDTTLYLSLMYLAKIKPNIFATEGVIEALCSLLRRDASINFKAKGNSLVSVLACNLLMAAYEEDENWPEIFVKVYIEDSLGERIWVDSPHCKTFVDNIQTAFNTKMPPKSMLLHGEVGRSSGDLSAGSSPHPSMTEEEDSQSELLIAEEKMSPEQEGQLMPRYDDLAESVEEYVLDMLRDQLNRRQPMDNVSRNLLRLLTATCGYKEVRQMAVQRLEMWLQNPKLTKPAQDLLMSVCMNCNTHSSEDMEVISNLIKIRLKPKVLLNHYMLCVRELLNAHRDNLGTTIKFVIFNELSNARNPNNMQILYTVLQHSSEQAPKYLAMVFQDLLTTKDDYLRASRALLREIIKQTKHEINFQAFCLGLMQERKEAQYAEMEFKERFVIHITDLLAVSMMLGITAQVKEAGIAWDKGEKKNLEVLRSFQNQIAAIQRDAVWWLHTVVPSISKLAPKDYVHCLHKVLFTEQPETYYKWDNWPPESDRNFFLRLCSEVPILEDTLMRILVIGLSRDLPLGPADAMELADHLVKRAAAVQADDVEVLRVERIQLIDAVLNLCTYHHPENIQLPPGYQPPNLAISTLYWKAWPLLLVVAAFNPENIGLAAWEEYPSLKMLMEMVMTNNYSYPQCTLTDEETRTEMINRELQISQREKQEILAFEGHLAAASTKQTITESSSLLLSQLTSLDPQGPPRRPPPHVLEQVKSLNQSLRLGHLLCRSRHPDFLLNIIQRQASSQSMPWLADLVQSSEGSLDVLPVQCLCEFLLHDAADESTSGEEEEEGESKEQRAKKRQRQQKQRQLLGRLQDLLLGPKADEQTTCEVLDYFLRRLSSSQVASRVLAMKGLSLVLSEGGLRDGEEKDHPMEEDSGDSELLQGYQWLLRDLPRLPLFDSVRATTALALQQAIHMETDPQTISAYLVYLSQHAPVEEQGQHNDLALDVARLIVERSTIMSHLFSKLSYCAESDAVLVALLSIFSRYIKRMRQSKEGEEVYSWSESQDQVFLRWTSGETATMHILVVHAMVILLTLGPPQAGDGDFYTLLDIWFPEKKPLPTAFLVDTSEEALLLPDWLKLRMIRSEVPRLVDAALQDLEPQQLLLFVQSFGIPVSSMSKLLQYLDQAVSHDPQTLEQNIMDKNYMAHLVEVQHERGATGGQTFHSLLTASLPARRDSAETARSKSSPENSQGQSRIRTLSQVRVLGPEDDLAGIFLQLFPLNPDPRWQNSNLRPLALALQQALGQELARIRQGNTPVTGITARLLQAVAALINSPHSGALVMAMHRNHFISCPLMRQLYQYQRCMPQDTAFSSLFFKVLMQMLQWLENPAVEDGPLRAQLKAFAVQYSSRHRISDVRGGFLHLTEALTFRRDPDLISSTVRAIIATLKSGEKCNVEPELISKALQGLIETHSPYLEELLTVLFSATVETTARFPAMKPVAVVSSLLLQDKEETPVKKELDSCSTEAAWLGPSSGLLNDWLEMLDPEVISSCPDLQQKLLFSWNKAGSQVPSFRPYLLALLTHQSSWTTLHQCIRLLLCRNREQRFDPTASLDFLWACIHIPRIWQGRDQRTPQKRREEFVLHLKAPELISMVELILAEAETRYQNTEEASCTLIQSRLPLLLSCSHGDLESIKKVTEYLTSCIQQWGSSSVGKCCQDLLLQMYLQLPEQLVSMPEVLLSSEGARDSSTCKLDALVHRFINLLADTSDSKSSESRVWDANMACRKLAVAHPILLLRHLPMIAALLHGRVHLNFQEFRQQNHLTFFIHILGILELLQPQVFQNEHQAALWDCLLSFIRLLLNYRKSSRHLAAFISKFVQFIQKYITCNAQASVSFLQKHSDPLHDLSSDNSDLAMLKSLLAGLSLPTKSGILDRGSEEEKDEEAAAGSLPLVNVSLFTPLTPTEMAPYMKRLSRGQTVEDILEVLTDIDEMSRRRPEILSFFSTNLQKLMSSSEETCRNLAFSLALRSIQNNPSIAADFLPTFMYCLGSRDFEVVQTALRNLPEYTLLCQEHAAVLLHRAFLVGMYGQIDTSSQISEALKVLHMEATI; from the exons ATGAACCGCCCGAAGGCGGCGGCCGTGCGGCGGCCGGGGGCAGTGCCCAAACCCTCGG CGCACCCGCCGCCCGGGGACTTCATCGCGCTGGGCTCCAAGGGGCAGGGCGGCGAGGGCAAAGCCTCCGGCTCGCTGCTGAAGCCGGCCCCCGCCGGGCTCCCCTCCGAGCGCAAGAGGGACGCGGCCGCGGCTCTGGCCGGGCCCCCCGGGCTGGGCGGCTTGGCCAAGAGGCCCAAATTGGCCTCCACGCCGCCCCTCAGCGCCCTGGGCCGCCTGGCggaggcggcggtggcggaGAAGCGGGCCATCTCGCCCTCCATCAAGGAGCCCTCCGTCATCCCCATCGAAG TTGGCCCCacggtgctgctggaggagatcgaggcagcagaggcagaaggTAACGATGACCGCATCGAGGGGGTGCTGTGTGGAGCGGTGAAGCAGCTGAAAATGAACAGAGCCAAGCCCGACACCACGCTGTACCTCAGCCTGATGTACCTGGCTAAAATCAAACCAAACATCTTTGCCACCGAAGGGGTTATTGAG GCACTATGCAGCCTGCTCCGAAGAGATGCCTCCATCAATTTCAAAGCCAAAGGGAACAGCCTCGTGTCTGTCCTGGCCTGCAACCTTCTCATGGCAGCTTACGAAGAGGATGAGAACTGGCCAGAGATCTTTGTCAAG gttTACATTGAGGACTCCCTTGGGGAGCGCATCTGGGTGGACAGCCCTCACTGTAAGACCTTCGTGGATAACATCCAAACAGCTTTTAACACCAAGATGCCTCCTAAGAGCATGCTCTTGCATGGCGAAGTTGGCCGTAGCAGTGGGGACCTTAGTGCTG GGAGTAGCCCCCACCCTTCCATGACAGAGGAGGAAGACAGTCAGAGCGAGCTGCTGATTGCAGAGGAGAAAATGAGCCCGGAGCAGGAGGGCCAGCTCATGCCCAG GTACGATGACCTCGCAGAGAGCGTGGAGGAGTACGTCCTGGACATGCTGCGGGACCAGCTTAACCGGCGCCAGCCCATGGATAACGTCTCCAGGAACCTCCTCCGGCTGCTGACAGCAACCTGTGGCTACAAAGAGGTGCGACAGATGGCCGTGCAGCGGCTGGAGATGTGGTTGCAGAATCCCAAG TTGACCAAGCCAGCTCAGGACTTGCTGATGTCAGTCTGCATGAACTGCAACACCCACAGCTCAGAGGACATGGAAGTGATCTCTAACCTGATCAAAATTCGTCTCAAGCCAAAAGTCCTTCTGAACCACTACATGCTGTGTGTCAG AGAGCTGCTGAATGCACACAGGGATAACCTAGGCACGACAATTAAGTTTGTGATTTTCAATGAGCTTTCAAATGCAAGAAATCCCAACAACATGCAGATCCTGTACACTGTTCTTCAGCACAGCTCAGAGCAAGCTCCAAAG TACCTAGCGATGGTGTTCCAGGACCTGTTGACTACTAAGGATGATTACCTGCGGGCTTCACGGGCACTGCTGCGAGAGATCATTAAACAGACAAAGCATGAAATCAACTTCCAGGCCTTCTGCCTGGGCCTTATGCAGGAACGAAAGGAGGCCCAGTACGCAGAAATGGAATTCAAG GAGCGGTTTGTCATCCACATAACTGATCTGCTGGCTGTCTCCATGATGCTTGGTATCACAGCCCAGGTGAAGGAGGCTGGAATTGCCTGGgacaaaggagagaaaaaaa ACCTAGAAGTTCTGCGCTCTTTCCAGAACCAAATCGCTGCTATCCAACGCGATGCAGTCTGGTGGCTTCATACGGTCGTTCCATCTATCAGCAAGCTGGCTCCCAAGGACTACGTGCACTG CCTCCACAAGGTGCTCTTCACAGAACAGCCAGAGACGTACTACAAATGGGACAACTGGCCCCCTGAGAGTGACCGCAA CTTCTTCCTTCGCCTCTGCTCTGAGGTGCCCATCCTTGAAGACACGCTGATGCGGATCCTCGTGATCGGTTTGTCAAGGGACCTCCCTCTTGGCCCTGCGGATGCCATGGAGCTTGCTGACCACTTGGTGAAGCGGGCTGCGGCTGTGCAAGCCGATG aTGTTGAAGTCCTGAGGGTAGAGAGAATCCAGCTGATCGATGCTGTCTTAAATTTGTGCACTTATCACCATCCAGAGAATATCCAGCTACCCCCAGG GTACCAGCCTCCAAATCTAGCTATTTCTACCCTGTACTGGAAAGCCTGGCCTCTCCTGCTTGTAGTGGCTGCGTTCAATCCTGAGAACATTG GTCTGGCTGCGTGGGAGGAGTACCCCTCTCTAAAGATGCTCATGGAAATGGTCATGACCAA CAATTATTCCTATCCTCAATGTACCTTGACGGATGAAGAGACGCGCACAGAGATGATTAACCGTGAGCTTCAAATCtcccagagagaaaaacaggagaTCCTTGCATTTGAGGGTCATCTGGCTGCTGCgtccacaaaacaaacaattacAGAGAGTAGCAGCCTCTTGCTATCCCAGCTGACAAGTCTGGATCCTCA GGGGCCCCCACGCAGACCTCCGCCACATGTCCTGGAGCAGGTGAAAAGCCTGAACCAGTCGCTTCGCTTGGGCCACCTCCTGTGTCGCAGCCGTCATCCTGACTTTCTTCTCAACATCATTCAGAGACAG GCCTCGTCACAGTCAATGCCATGGCTGGCAGATCTGGTTCAGTCCAGTGAGGGCTCCTTGGATGTCCTGCCCGTGCAGTGCCTTTGTGAATTCCTGCTTCATGATGCTGCTGACGAGTCGACCTCAggtgaagaagaggaggagggtgaGAGTAAAGAGCAGCGTGCCAAGAAACGCCAG AGACAACAGAAACAAAGGCAGTTGCTTGGACGATTGCAAGACTTGCTGTTGGGTCCCAAAGCAGATGAACAGACAACCTGCGAGGTGCTTGACTATTTCCTGCGACGCCTCAGTTCCTCCCAGGTGGCCTCACGGGTCCTAGCCATGAAG GGCCTGTCCTTGGTGCTGTCAGAGGGGGGGCTGCGTGATGGAGAGGAGAAAGATCACCCCATGGAAGAAGACTCTGGGGATTCTGAACTGCTGCAGGGATATCAGTGGCTGCTGAGAGACCTCCCGAGGCTGCCACTGTTTGATAGTGTTAGAGCAACAACAGCTCTTGCCTTGCAACAG GCCATTCACATGGAGACAGATCCACAGACCATCAGTGCCTACCTGGTGTACCTCTCCCAGCACGCCCCAGTGGaggagcagggacagcacaacGACCTCGCTCTG gatGTGGCCCGGCTCATAGTGGAGCGCTCTACCATCATGTCTCACCTCTTCTCCAAGCTCTCGTACTGCGCTGAGTCGGATGCGGTGCTTGTAGCTCTCCTCTCCATCTTCTCTCGCTACATCAAACGCATGCGCCAGAGTAAGGAAGGCGAGGAAGTGTACAGCTGG TCAGAGTCCCAGGATCAAGTGTTCCTTCGCTGGACTAGTGGTGAAACAGCCACTATGCACATCCTCGTGGTTCATGCCATGGTTATCCTGCTGACACTAGGGCCACCTCAAG CAGGGGATGGTGATTTTTACACGTTATTGGATATATGGTTCCCGGAGAAAAAGCCTCTTCCTACTGCTTTTCTGGTTGACACCTCAGAGGAGGCTTTGCTGCTTCCTGACTGGCTAAAGCTGCGTATGATCCGCTCCGAGGTTCCACGTCTTGTGGATGCAG CTCTGCAGGACCTGGAGCCACAGCAGCTACTTCTCTTTGTTCAGTCCTTTGGAATCCCAGTTTCCAGCATGAGCAAACTTCTGCAGTACCTGGATCAGGCGGTATCTCATGACCCACAGACACTGGAGCAGAACATCATGGACAAGA aCTACATGGCTCACCTTGTGGAGGTTCAGCATGAAAGAGGAGCGACAGGAGGCCAGACCTTCCACTCGCTGCTCACAGCCTCCTTACCAGCCCGCCGAG ACAGTGCTGAGACTGCAAGATCAAAATCTAGCCCTGAGAACAGTCAAGGCCAGAGCCGGATCCGGACTTTAAGCCAGGTTCGGGTTCTGGGCCCAGAAGATGACCTAGCAGGCATCTTTCTACAG CTCTTCCCACTAAATCCAGACCCACGGTGGCAGAACTCAAACCTGCGCCCACTTGCCCTGGCGTTGCAGCAGGCCCTGGGGCAGGAACTGGCTCGTATCCGCCAGGGGAACACGCCAGTGACCGGGATCACCGCGCGACTCCTCCAGGCAGTAGCTGCGCTGATAAACTCACCGCATAGCGGGGCGCTGGTGATGGCAATGCATCGCAACCACTTCATCTCCTGCCCGCTGATGCGCCAGCTGTACCAGTATCAG CGCTGTATGCCACAAGACACTGCCTTCTCCTCACTCTTCTTCAAAGTCCTCATGCAGATGCTGCAGTGGTTGGAGAACCCCGCGGTGGAAGATGGGCCTCTCCGTGCTCAGTTGAAGGCCTTTGCTGTGCAGTACTCCTCAAGGCACAGGATCAGTGACG TTCGAGGTGGCTTCTTGCACCTCACAGAAGCTCTGACTTTCCGTCGTGACCCTGACTTGATCAGCTCCACAGTACGTGCCATCATTGCAACGCTGAAATCAGGAGAGAAGTGTAACGTGGAGCCGGAGCTCATCAGCAAAG CCCTTCAAGGTCTGATTGAAACTCACTCGCCATACTTGGAGGAGCTCCTGACGGTCCTCTTCTCAGCTACTGTTGAGACCACTGCCAGATTTCCTGCCATGAAACCAGTTGCAGTGGTGAGCTCCTTGTTGCTCCAGGACAAAGAAGAGACACCAGTGAAGAAGGAGCTGGACAGTTGCAG CACTGAAGCCGCTTGGCTGGGGCCCTCCTCTGGCCTTCTGAATGACTGGCTGGAGATGTTGGACCCAGAGGTGATAAGCAGCTGCCCTGATCTCCAGCAGAAGCTACTGTTCTCCTGGAACAAG GCAGGATCCCAGGTGCCTTCCTTCCGTCCATATCTCCTGGCTCTTCTCACTCACCAGTCCAGCTGGACCACTCTGCACCAATGCATCAGACTTCTGCTGTGCAGAAACCGGGAGCAGAG GTTTGACCCAACTGCATCCTTGGATTTCTTGTGGGCCTGTATTCATATCCCTCGGATCTGGCAGGGAAGGGACCAAAGAACTCCTCAG AAGCGCCGCGAGGAGTTTGTGCTCCACCTAAAAGCACCAGAGTTGATCAGCATGGTGGAGTTGATCCTGGCTGAAGCAGAAACCAGATACCAGAACACAGAAGAGGCCTCCTGCACACTCATCCAGTCTCGACTGCCTCTGTTGCTCAGTTGTTCTCATGGGGACCTTGAGAGCATCAAAAAAGTAACAGAGTATTTGACCAGCTGCATCCAGCAGTGGGGAAGCAG ctctgtGGGAAAATGCTGCCAGGACCTTCTGCTTCAGATGTACCTGCAACTACCTGAGCAACTTGTGTCTATGCCTGAGGTGCTTCTGAGCAGTGAAGGAGCCAGGGACAGCAGCACTTGCAAG CTCGATGCCCTGGTTCACAGATTCATTAACCTCCTTGCAGACACCAGTGACTCCAAGTCGTCAGAAAGCCGCGTGTGGGATGCCAACATGGCCTGCAGGAAGCTAGCTGTGGCTCATCCTATCCTACTTCTTAG GCACTTGCCAATGattgcagctctgctgcatggCCGTGTTCACCTCAATTTCCAGGAGTTCAGGCAACAGAACCACTTGACCTTCTTCATCCACATCCTGGGGATCCTGGAGCTGCTTCAGCCACAGGTCTTCCAGAACGAGCACCAGGCGGCACTATGGGACTGTCTGCTGTCCTTCATCCGGCTGCTGTTG AACTACAGGAAATCCTCACGGCACCTGGCTGCTTTCATCAGCAAGTTTGTCCAGTTTATCCAGAAGTACATCACATGCAATGCTCAAGCATCTGTTTCCTTCTTGCAGAAGCACTCCGATCCACTCCA TGACCTGTCATCAGACAACAGTGACCTCGCGATGTTGAAGTCCCTCCTGGCTGGGCTGAGTCTGCCCACTAAGAGTGGCATCTTGGACAGGGGCtctgaggaggagaaggatg aagaagcagcagctggctcTCTCCCCCTTGTCAACGTGTCTCTCTTCACTCCTCTTACACCGACTGAAATGGCCCCATATATGAAGAGGCTGTCTCGAGGCCAAACAGTTGAGG ACATTTTGGAGGTGCTGACAGACATTGATGAGATGTCCAGGCGGAGGCCAGaaattctctcctttttttct ACAAACCTACAGAAGCTGATGAGCTCATCAGAGGAGACCTGCCGAAATCTGGCCTTCAGCCTAGCTTTGCGCTCCATTCAGAACAACCCCAG CATTGCTGCAGACTTCCTTCCTACCTTCATGTACTGCCTTGGCAGCCGAGACTTTGAGGTGGTGCAGACAGCGTTGAGGAACCTGCCTGAATATACCCTTCTTTGCCAAG AGCACGCTGCAGTGTTACTGCACAGGGCTTTCCTGGTGGGGATGTATGGCCAGATCGACACCAGCTCTCAAATTTCAGAGGCCTTGAAGGTTCTGCACATGGAGGCAACAATATGA